Proteins from a genomic interval of Lycium ferocissimum isolate CSIRO_LF1 unplaced genomic scaffold, AGI_CSIRO_Lferr_CH_V1 ctg60, whole genome shotgun sequence:
- the LOC132045133 gene encoding succinate dehydrogenase assembly factor 2, mitochondrial, translating into MANLRRALLFTIPRILNSTNRTSIATSALPSHNLYRPLAGTVSRFISSNEAVNIDLSNEESKRRLFNRLIYRSKQRGYLELDLVLGKWVEEHIQSMDENGIKSLVNVLDLENPDLWKWLTGQEQPPDAINTNPVFSAVREKVMNNLDKHASPETRAVPGKPWVRGWDDIKRARDAPIAGNQ; encoded by the exons atggCGAATTTACGAAGGGCACTTCTATTCACCATTCCTCGAATCCTCAATTCCACTAACAGAACATCCATTGCAACCTCCGCACTCCCATCTCACAATCTTTACAG GCCTTTAGCTGGAACAGTTTCGCGTTTTATTTCTTCCAACGAGGCGGTTAATATTGATCTTTCTAATGAAGAGAGCAAAAGGCGTTTATTTAACAG GCTTATTTATCGGAGTAAACAAAGAGGCTACCTGGAGCTAGACCTTGTTCTTGGCAAATGGGTGGAGGAACATATACAGTCTATGGACGAAAATGGAATTAAGTCCCTTGTTAATGTTCTTGACCTG GAGAATCCAGATTTGTGGAAGTGGCTGACTGGTCAGGAGCAACCCCCAGATGCAATAAACACAAATCCT GTATTTTCTGCTGTGCGTGAAAAAGTTATGAATAACCTTGACAAACATGCTTCTCCTGAGACTCGTGCTGTTCCAGGAAAACCTTGGGTGAGAGGGTGGGACGATATCAAGAGAGCCCGAGATGCGCCTATAGCTGGGAATCAGTAG
- the LOC132045139 gene encoding uncharacterized protein At4g14100-like: MLISGETTKISAGLLLLCFTFSIASESGDPIPTPWPEQFHSILFMNNTKGNLQIVDLWYDWPNGRNFNIIKNQLGKRLYDLEWDNHTSFYYTLDANKECMVRHFPVGILRPTWLQGGNYLGQRYMDGFLCNVWEKVDFIWYYEDVVTKRPVYWAFFTGMIAHVMTFEVGKVLEDPNWQAPVYCFNEAKDEKISSPVSFVTNEDVSIGKLIGASMDVSLLL, encoded by the exons atgttGATTTCAGGCGAAACCACTAAAATCTCCGCTGGCCTCCTCCTTCTGTGCTTCACCTTCAGCATTGCATCAGAATCGGGCGACCCAATACCAACTCCATGGCCGGAGCAATTCCATTCAATTCTCTTCATGAACAACACCAAGGGTAATCTTCAAATCGTTGATTTATGGTACGATTGGCCTAATGGAAGGAACTTCAACATAATTAAAAATCAATTGGGAAAGCGTCTTTATGATTTAGAATGGGATAACCATACTTCGTTTTACTATACTTTGGATGCTAATAAGGAGTGTATGGTCAGGCATTTTCCTGTAGGGATACTTAGACCTACTTGGTTACAGGGTGGGAATTATTTGGGACAGCGATATATGGATGGGTTTCTATGCAATGTGTGGGAAAAagttgatttcatttggtattATGAAGATGTTGTTACTAAGAGACCTGTTTACTGGGCTTTCTTCACAG GTATGATTGCACATGTAATGACATTCGAAGTAGGAAAAGTGCTGGAGGATCCAAATTGGCAAGCTCCTGTTTATTGTTTCAATGAGGCCAAGGATGAAAAGATATCATCTCCTGTTAGTTTTGTTACTAATGAGGATGTTTCGATTGGCAAACTCATTGGAGCATCGATGGATGTTTCTTTACTGCTCTAA
- the LOC132045131 gene encoding uncharacterized protein LOC132045131, which translates to MALQAPTRIPASPLAPNGGNSGLRQAPNGLALKSSFFSPSVHLLLPPPSLSGAAPATAPRISMRVTSKQAYICRDCGYIYNERTPFEKQPDKYFCPVCGAPKRRFRAYEPKVTKDANSTEVRKARKKELQRDEAIGNVLPIAIGVGAVALAALYFYVNNSS; encoded by the exons ATGGCCCTGCAAGCACCTACTAGAATTCCAGCTAGTCCTTTAGCCCCAAATGGTGGCAACAGTGGTCTTAGACAGGCACCAAATGGTTTAGCTTtgaaatcatcatttttttctccatcaGTTCATCTCTTGCTTCCACCTCCATCACTCTCTGGTGCTGCTCCTGCTACTGCCCCTCGAATCTCCATGCGTGTTACCTCTAAACAGGCCTATATTTGCCGGGATTGCGG GTATATTTACAATGAGAGAACTCCTTTTGAGAAACAACCCGACAAGTACTTCTGTCCTG TATGTGGAGCTCCCAAAAGAAGATTCAGGGCGTATGAACCTAAAGTAACCAAAGATGCTAATTCCACAGAGGTTCGTAAGGCCAGAAAAAAAGAGCTACAAAGGGATGAGGCTATTGG GAACGTACTGCCCATTGCTATTGGAGTTGGAGCTGTTGCACTTGCTGCTTTATACTTCTATGTCAACAACAGTTCTTAG